A genome region from Mustelus asterias unplaced genomic scaffold, sMusAst1.hap1.1 HAP1_SCAFFOLD_47, whole genome shotgun sequence includes the following:
- the LOC144483134 gene encoding uncharacterized protein LOC144483134, with product MEKPWKCGDCGKGFISPSRLEIHQRSHTGERPFTCSVCGKGFTQLSSLQKHNLTHTNERPFKCCDCGSGFKSSQDLVSHQRIHTEERPFSCSHCTKKFRTSSNLQIHQRVHTGERSFTCSVCGKGFTQSSSLKTHRVIHTNERPFKCCDCGNGFKSSQKLIVHQRIHTEERPFSCPHCSKRFRISAALLNHQRVHTRERPFTCSVCAKGFTQLSSLRRHNITHTQERPFKCSDCGSGFKSSHELITHQRIHTGERPFSCSDCGKGFAQSCNLRVHQRVHTGQRLVTCSVCGKGFTRSANLVKHQRVHK from the coding sequence atggagaaaccgtggaaatgtggagactgtgggaagggattcatatccccatctcggctggaaattcatcaacgcagtcacactggggagagaccattcacctgctctgtgtgtgggaagggattcactcagttatccagcctgcagaaacacaatctcactcacaccaatgagagaccatttaaatgctgtgactgtgggagtggttttaaaagctctcaggatctggtgtcccaccagcgcattcacactgaggagagaccgttcagctgctctcactgcacaaagaaatttagaacttcatccaacctgcagatacaccagcgagttcacactggggagagatcgttcacctgctctgtgtgtgggaagggattcactcagtcatccagcctgaagACACACCGAGTCATTcataccaatgagagaccctttaaatgctgtgactgtgggaatggcttcaaaagctctcagaaaCTGAtcgtccaccagcgcattcacactgaggagaggccgttcagctgccctcactgctcaaagagatttagaatatCTGCAGCATTGCTGaaccatcagcgagttcacaccagggagagaccattcacctgctcggtgtgtgcgaaaggattcactcagttatccagcctccgCAGACACAacatcactcacacccaggagagaccctttaaatgttctgactgtgggagtggcttcaaaagctctcatgAACTGAttacccaccagcgcattcacactggggagagaccgttcagctgctctgactgtgggaagggattcgctcagtcatgcAACCTACgggtacatcagcgagttcacactgggcagaggctggtcacctgctctgtgtgtgggaagggattcactcggtcagcaaacttggtgaaacaccagcgagttcacaagtga